The segment TGGATGAGACTGGGAAGGTTCTCAAGACCGAGAAGATGACCAGGCAAGAGGAAAAGGAAGAAAAAGCTGAAGGGAAGAAGTAGACATTAAATGCACCTAACAACTCCTACAATGATCCATCGAGCGGGGCTTGCTGTCCTTCTGTGCGCCGCAATGTTCGCGGTCGCCTTCGGCCAGACAACTCTTCCTTCTCTGGTTACTACGCTGCCCATCGGCGGCGAAGCGCGCTGGGACTTGCTGACCGTGGACAGCATTGCGCAGCGGCTGTATGTCTCCCATGGGACACGCACGGAAGTGATCGACCTCAAGACCGACAAAGTGCTCTCGCCGATCCTGAACACGCCGCGCGTGCATGGCATTGCGCTGGTGCCGGAGTTTCAGCGCGGGTTCATCAGTTGCGGCGGGGATTCCTCGGTTGTGGTGTTTGATCTGAAGACCGACAGCGTAATCACCAGAGTGGACGTGCAGGGCAAAAACCCGGACGTCATCATTTATGAGCCGCTAACGAAGAACATCTTTTGCTTCAATGGCCGGAGCAACGATGCTTCGGTGATTGATCCGCAGACCCTGAAGGTCGTCGGCCATGTGCCGCTCAGCGGTAAACCGGAGTTTGCGATTTCCGACGGTGCGGGCCGGGTGTACGTAAACCTTGAGGACAAGAGCAAGGTCATGGTGTTCGATCCGAAGACGTACAAAGCCATTGCCGAGTGGCCGCTTGCGCCCGGAGAAGAGCCGACCGGAATTGCGCTGGACGGAAAGAATCACCGTCTGTTTTCGGCTTGCGGGAATCAACTTATGGCCGTGAGCAACACGGAAAGTGGCAAGGTAATCGCTACGCTGCCTATCGGCAAAGGATCGGACGGAGCCGCCTTCGATCCGGTGACGCACCGCGCCTTTTCGTCGAACCGGGAAGGGACGTTGACCGTGATTCGGGAGGAAAGCCCCAACAAGTTCTCGGTGGAAGGGAATGTCACCACGATGCCGAGTGCGCGGACCGTTGCGCTTGACGAGAGCACGCATCGGCTGTTCCTCCCCACCAAAGCTGCGGGAGACAGTGTGACGGTGGCGAAGGAAGGGCTGAAGCTGCTGATTTGCAAGCAGTGATAAAGATACCGGAATGCGTACGGTGGCATTCTGCGAGCAACCGGGCGGTTCTTCTTTCGGAGCCGCCCTTACTCACATGGGCTTGTCTATGAGGCGGAATGTGATACCTACTCTTGTATGCGGTGTTCTCCTCCTGGGGGCTGGACGGGCTATCGCGCAGGCCACACCGGCGTTGACTCTGGAGCAAGCCGTTGTTTTGGCCAAACAGAACAGCCTGAAGCTGCA is part of the bacterium genome and harbors:
- a CDS encoding YncE family protein produces the protein MFAVAFGQTTLPSLVTTLPIGGEARWDLLTVDSIAQRLYVSHGTRTEVIDLKTDKVLSPILNTPRVHGIALVPEFQRGFISCGGDSSVVVFDLKTDSVITRVDVQGKNPDVIIYEPLTKNIFCFNGRSNDASVIDPQTLKVVGHVPLSGKPEFAISDGAGRVYVNLEDKSKVMVFDPKTYKAIAEWPLAPGEEPTGIALDGKNHRLFSACGNQLMAVSNTESGKVIATLPIGKGSDGAAFDPVTHRAFSSNREGTLTVIREESPNKFSVEGNVTTMPSARTVALDESTHRLFLPTKAAGDSVTVAKEGLKLLICKQ